The Oncorhynchus masou masou isolate Uvic2021 chromosome 8, UVic_Omas_1.1, whole genome shotgun sequence genome has a window encoding:
- the slc46a3 gene encoding lysosomal proton-coupled steroid conjugate and bile acid symporter SLC46A3 yields the protein MMVRVFLIEPVVGVYAFSMFMLYPLIQQYVYRRLWQQLTGAPYPTQMNYTHCSDSSTNVSSIHQEIQKEASLFLFYSELCFLFPSLLSSLLLVSYSDHRGRKVALVPPLVGELLFALCYATVSHLSLSLGYLLGASFLAGVMGGPTALLGGSFAYIADLCEEEGVEGGGVKYLCEEGGGNMNIVGIGARDGGSYQCEGGRGGGGDDWRDRENDGQGDRGRDRESDGQGDRGRDRESDGQGDRGRDRESDGQGDRGRDRESDGQGDRGRDGESDGQGDKGRDGESDGQGDRDGGSRARDWGKGGGRTVRMAALEMLLGVLSGLASLCTGFYIQTAGFTWPFITAAVLHLINLVYTAWVLQETVERPSHTDSSSSPSSSPTPFGAGSARFLQREALIGRFQGVYLLFIASPRRRKTVLGLILAAFAFYTVSKLGGMSIFILYELNAPLCWSEVLVGYGSALSTLIYLGSFAGVSLLSRCLRDGYIVLLGLLSVAAGLLMAAFAKSTLLMFLVRLPLLLSIMPAPVLRSMMSKIVLRSEQGAVFACVAFVEMLSIGVGITVFSSTYASTVSWFPGFSFLLASAIALIPAVLIGVVMCLRLDKDEEASRLTADDDEEETESCGQSLQLPH from the exons ATGATGGTCCGTGTGTTCCTGATAGAGCCAGTGGTTGGTGTCTATGCCTTCTCCATGTTCATGCTGTACCCCCTGATCCAGCAGTATGTCTACAGGAGGCTGTGGCAGCAGCTCACCGGTGCCCCCTACCCGACACAGATGAACTACACCCACTGCTCTGACAGCAGCACCAACGTCAGCTCCATTCaccag GAGATCCAGAAGGAGGCGTCTCTGTTTCTCTTCTACAGTGAGCTGTGTTTCCTcttccctagtctcctctcctccctactcctGGTCTCCTACAGCGACCACCGTGGCAGGAAG GTAGCTCTAGTGCCCCCACTGGTGGGCGAGCTGTTATTTGCTCTGTGCTATGCAACCGTGTCTCACCTCTCCCTCAGCCTGGGTTACCTGCTAGGGGCCTCTTTCCTGGCTGGGGTAATGGGGGGGCCCACTGCTCTACTGGGGGGAAGTTTTGCCTATATAGCTGACCTatgtgaggaggagggggtggaggggggtggggtTAAGTATTTGTGTGAGGAAGGGGGTGGGAATATGAATATTGTTGGGATTGGGGCTAGAGATGGGGGGAGTTACCAAtgtgagggaggtagaggtgggggaggagatgaCT ggagagacagagagaatgatggacagggagacagagggagagacagagagagcgatggacagggagacagagggagagacagagagagcgatggacagggagacagagggagagacagagagagcgatggacagggagacagagggagagacagagagagcgatggacagggagacagagggagagatggagagagcgatggtcagggagacaaagggagagatggagagagcgatggacagggagacagagacggagGGAGTAGAGCGAGAGACTGGGGTAAGGGTGGGGGTCGTACAGTGCGTATGGCAGCCTTGGAGATGTTGCTAGGTGTGTTGTCAGGGCTAGCCTCTCTGTGTACTGGGTTCTATATTCAGACGGCAGGATTCACCTGGCCGTTCATCACAGCAGCCGTACTACACCTGATCAACCTGGTGTACACAGCGTGGGTACTGCAGGAGACTGTGGAGAGACCCTCACACACAGACTcatcttcatcaccatcatcatcaccgaCACCTTTTGGGGCGGGCTCAGCACGCTTTCTCCAACGAGAAGCCCTGATTGGTCGGTTTCAGGGTGTGTATCTGCTATTCATCGCGTCACCAAGGAGGAGGAAAACTGTCCTGGGACTGATACTGGCGGCCTTTGCTTTCTATacg gtGTCGAAGCTGGGTGGTATGTCCATCTTCATCCTGTATGAGCTGAATGCTCCTCTGTGTTGGAGTGAGGTGTTGGTTGGCTATGGTTCAGCCTTGTCTACACTCATCTACCTGGGGAGCTTTGCAGGGGTGTCCCTGCTGTCGCGCTGTCTTCGGGACGGGTATATAGTACTACTGGGACTGCTGTCTGTCGCTGCAGGACTACTGATGGCTGCCTTCGCCAAGAGCACGCTGCTCATGTTCCTAg TGcggctgcctctccttctctccatcatgCCTGCTCCTGTTCTGAGGTCCATGATGTCCAAGATAGTACTCCGCTCTGAACAAG GTGCAGTGTTTGCCTGTGTTGCGTTCGTGGAGATGCTGAGTATAGGTGTTGGGATCACCGTGTTCAGCAGCACCTACGCCTCCACTGTCTCCTGGTTCCCTGGATTCAGCTTCCTGCTGGCCTCAGCCATCGCACTCATACCGGCTGTTCTGATTGG ggtgGTAATGTGTCTGCGTCTGGACAAGGATGAAGAGGCCAGTCGACTAACagctgatgatgatgaggaggagacagagagctgtggacAGTCACTACAGCtaccacactga